From Rutidosis leptorrhynchoides isolate AG116_Rl617_1_P2 chromosome 3, CSIRO_AGI_Rlap_v1, whole genome shotgun sequence, a single genomic window includes:
- the LOC139896728 gene encoding uncharacterized protein isoform X1, translating to MHAHTMTASITDPLQGDFPEVIDECLEHGIMKCIAFNRRGTLLAAGCSDGSCIIWDFMTRGIAKELRDKDCVAAITSVCWSKSGHHILVSSSDNSLILWNVIKGKKVFKTTLQQTPLHVQLHPTSSNSSPPSLCLVSPFSSAPLILDFNTKTTTPLPVFLPDTGAENSSYTPTAACFNKYGDLVYLGNSIGDILIIDHKNNNVCGIVPILGGSVIKNIVFSRNGRYLLTNSSDRTIRIYENLLPLKAPLKFLEANQTDYNVSDLEKLKAVGLRCLTLFREFQDSVTKVHWKVPCFSGDGDWVVAGSASKGEHKMYIWDRAGLVVKILEGPKEALVDLAWHPVRPIVVSVSLTGLVYIWTKDYTEHWSAFAPDYRELEENEEFVEQEDEFDLMAGTEKVNKSSQNEDDEVDITTVQNDSCFSDSDISEDELYFLPSDPCPDVPKSPLSEPTGLNILAMNLGSSQNEVVENSGVEDTAGTSLKRKRKPSKKLLELQALNDTQNGKQSDCIDMEIVPSIDVDEPMKGPEIVKTPIQKKLRSDVWNHFKKVTKPNGEIIAVCNHCGLTLTGYCGTTHLRSHYKRKHGEHSSMEGYVEVDPPKNMKSQSMVWIHFKTFKKPNEDIVVVCNICSANLVAGHGQCRRMKSHLKRKHAIYNDTCPDVAGSPILDGTGVHDLALNHDLNLTEAVENSGADDIAGTRLKRKRKPSKKLSELQPFDVTQNTKASDCSHMEIVPSLDGDESMKGPEIVKTPIQKPLRSDVWNHFKKVTKPNGEIFAVCNHCGLNLTGYCGTSHLRSHYKRKHGEHTSMEGYVEVDHPINGNTQPMVWVHFKKFKKPNEDLVVVCNICRANLVAGHGQSRRMRSHLQRKHAIVIVPAKSSIRKKSVSIANGGESVSGLEMVVFPTEENDSDDSMTRIEKVKPLNQLCADDSVVKLETVMSPTQEKFDESGLEKVKPPTQERLRSAVWKYFEKVKKPDNKAIAVCNFCSRSFVAGEAGTNHLRNHLLRKHAQHVELPVSSRKNKLKSVTDKAMVPSLQF from the exons ATGCACGCACACACCATGACTGCTTCAATTACCG ATCCGTTGCAGGGCGATTTTCCAGAGGTGATTGATGAGTGCTTGGAGCATGGAATAATGAAATGCATTGCGTTTAATCGACGTGGCACTCTTCTCGCCG CTGGCTGCTCTGATGGCAGCTGTATTATATGGGATTTCATGACTAGAGGAATTGCTAAAGAACTCAGGGATAAGGACTGTGTTGCTGCCATAACTAGTGTTTGCTGGTCAAAAAGTGGTCATCATATACTCGTTTCATCTTCTGACAATTCTTTGATTCTTTGGAAcgttataaagggtaaaaaggtctttaaAACAACACTACAACAAACCCCTCTACATGTCCAATTGCATCCTACATCTAGTAACTCATCACCACCATCTTTATGTCTAGTTTCTCCTTTTTCTTCTGCTCCTTTAATACTCGATTTCAATACCAAAACCACAACACCACTTCCAGTATTTTTACCCGATACTGGCGCTGAAAACTCTAGTTACACACCAACTGCAGCATGCTTTAACAAGTACGGGGATTTGGTTTATTTGGGAAATTCAATAGGTGACATTCTTATAATTGATCACAAAAACAATAATGTTTGTGGTATTGTTCCAATCTTGGGTGGTTCAGTGATAAAGAATATAGTATTTAGCAGGAACGGGCGGTATCTTCTTACAAATTCGAGTGACCGTACGATCAGGATCTATGAAAATCTCTTACCTTTGAAAGCTCCACTTAAATTTCTTGAGGCAAATCAAACCGATTATAACGTTAGTGATCTTGAAAAGCTAAAAGCTGTTGGCTTGAGGTGTTTAACACTTTTTCGTGAGTTTCAAGATTCTGTTACGAAGGTGCATTGGAAAGTACCGTGTTTTAGTGGTGATGGTGATTGGGTTGTTGCGGGTTCTGCTAGTAAAGGGGAGCATAAAATGTACATATGGGATCGGGCTGGGCTTGTTGTGAAAATACTTGAAGGCCCAAAGGAAGCTTTGGTGGATTTGGCTTGGCACCCTGTTCGACCTATTGTTGTTTCTGTGTCTCTCACGGGATTAGTTTACATTTGGACCAAAGATTACACTGAACATTGGAGTGCATTTGCTCCAGATTATAGAGAACTTGAGGAAAATGAAGAGTTTGTTGAACAGGAAGACGAGTTTGATTTGATGGCCGGCACTGAAAAG GTGAACAAGTCGAGccaaaatgaagatgatgaagttGATATCACAACAGTGCAAAATGATTCATGTTTTAGCGACTCAGATATTTCAGAGGACGAATTATACTTCTTGCCATCAGACCCTTGCCCAGATGTCCCAAAATCTCCACTTTCAGAACCGACAGGTCTTAATATTCTGGCGATGAACCTTGGCTCGAGTCAAAATGAAG TTGTGGAGAACTCTGGGGTTGAAGACACTGCTGGAACAAGCTTGAAAAGAAAACGGAAGCCATCAAAGAAATTGTTGGAATTGCAGGCGTTAAACGATACCCAAAATGGAAAACAGTCAG ATTGTATTGATATGGAGATTGTTCCATCTATAGACGTTGATGAGCCCATGAAAGGACCTGAGATAGTTAAAACCCCGATCCAGAAAAAGTTAAGATCCGATGTTTGGAATCATTTCAAAAAAGTCACGAAACCAAACGGAGAAATCATTGCAGTTTGTAATCATTGTGGTTTAACTCTTACTGGATATTGTGGAACTACTCATTTGAGGAGTCATTATAAGAGAAAACATGGCGAACACTCCTCCATGGAGGGATATGTGGAAGTTGACCCACCGAAAAATATGAAGTCACAATCAATGGTTTGGATTCATTTCAAAACGTTCAAGAAACCAAACGAGGACATTGTTGTTGTTTGTAACATTTGTAGTGCAAATCTTGTTGCTGGACATGGTCAATGTCGTCGTATGAAGAGTCATCTTAAGAGAAAACATGCAATATATAATGACACTTGCCCAGATGTTGCTGGATCCCCAATTTTAGACGGGACAGGTGTTCATGATCTAGCGCTGAACCACGACTTGAATCTAACTGAAG CTGTGGAGAACTCTGGGGCCGATGACATTGCTGGGACACGCTTGAAAAGAAAACGGAAGCCATCAAAGAAGTTGTCGGAATTGCAGCCTTTTGACGTTACACAGAATACAAAAGCGTCAG ATTGTAGTCATATGGAGATTGTTCCGTCTTTAGATGGTGATGAGTCCATGAAAGGACCCGAGATAGTTAAAACCCCGATCCAGAAACCGTTAAGATCCGACGTTTGGAATCATTTCAAAAAAGTTACAAAACCAAATGGGGAAATTTTTGCAGTTTGTAATCACTGCGGTTTAAACCTAACCGGATATTGTGGGACTAGTCACTTGAGGAGTCATTATAAAAGAAAACACGGCGAACACACGTCCATGGAGGGATACGTAGAAGTCGATCATCCGATAAACGGAAATACCCAGCCAATGGTTTGGGTTCATTTCAAAAAATTCAAGAAACCAAACGAGGATTTAGTTGTGGTTTGCAACATTTGTCGTGCAAATCTTGTTGCCGGACACGGTCAATCTCGTCGTATGCGAAGTCATCTTCAAAGGAAACACGCAATAGTAATTGTTCCCGCAAAATCTTCTATTCGTAAGAAGAGTGTTTCAATTGCAAACGGTGGTGAATCCGTTTCGGGATTAGAAATGGTTGTATTCCCGACCGAAGAAAACGACTCTGACGATTCGATGACGAGAATAGAAAAAGTCAAACCGCTAAATCAATTGTGTGCTGATGATTCGGTGGTGAAATTAGAAACAGTTATGTCCCCGACTCAAGAGAAGTTTGATGAGTCGGGATTAGAGAAAGTTAAACCCCCGACTCAAGAGAGGCTAAGATCTGCGGTTTGGAAGTATTTTGAAAAAGTGAAAAAACCAGACAATAAAGCGATAGCTGTTTGTAACTTTTGTAGTCGAAGCTTTGTTGCTGGAGAGGCGGGAACGAATCATTTGAGGAATCATCTTTTGAGAAAGCATGCACAACATGTTGAACTTCCTGTTTCTTCAAGGAAAAATAAACTAAAAAGTGTTACTGATAAAGCTATGGTACCGAGTCTCCAATTTTGA
- the LOC139896728 gene encoding uncharacterized protein isoform X2, with product MTRGIAKELRDKDCVAAITSVCWSKSGHHILVSSSDNSLILWNVIKGKKVFKTTLQQTPLHVQLHPTSSNSSPPSLCLVSPFSSAPLILDFNTKTTTPLPVFLPDTGAENSSYTPTAACFNKYGDLVYLGNSIGDILIIDHKNNNVCGIVPILGGSVIKNIVFSRNGRYLLTNSSDRTIRIYENLLPLKAPLKFLEANQTDYNVSDLEKLKAVGLRCLTLFREFQDSVTKVHWKVPCFSGDGDWVVAGSASKGEHKMYIWDRAGLVVKILEGPKEALVDLAWHPVRPIVVSVSLTGLVYIWTKDYTEHWSAFAPDYRELEENEEFVEQEDEFDLMAGTEKVNKSSQNEDDEVDITTVQNDSCFSDSDISEDELYFLPSDPCPDVPKSPLSEPTGLNILAMNLGSSQNEVVENSGVEDTAGTSLKRKRKPSKKLLELQALNDTQNGKQSDCIDMEIVPSIDVDEPMKGPEIVKTPIQKKLRSDVWNHFKKVTKPNGEIIAVCNHCGLTLTGYCGTTHLRSHYKRKHGEHSSMEGYVEVDPPKNMKSQSMVWIHFKTFKKPNEDIVVVCNICSANLVAGHGQCRRMKSHLKRKHAIYNDTCPDVAGSPILDGTGVHDLALNHDLNLTEAVENSGADDIAGTRLKRKRKPSKKLSELQPFDVTQNTKASDCSHMEIVPSLDGDESMKGPEIVKTPIQKPLRSDVWNHFKKVTKPNGEIFAVCNHCGLNLTGYCGTSHLRSHYKRKHGEHTSMEGYVEVDHPINGNTQPMVWVHFKKFKKPNEDLVVVCNICRANLVAGHGQSRRMRSHLQRKHAIVIVPAKSSIRKKSVSIANGGESVSGLEMVVFPTEENDSDDSMTRIEKVKPLNQLCADDSVVKLETVMSPTQEKFDESGLEKVKPPTQERLRSAVWKYFEKVKKPDNKAIAVCNFCSRSFVAGEAGTNHLRNHLLRKHAQHVELPVSSRKNKLKSVTDKAMVPSLQF from the exons ATGACTAGAGGAATTGCTAAAGAACTCAGGGATAAGGACTGTGTTGCTGCCATAACTAGTGTTTGCTGGTCAAAAAGTGGTCATCATATACTCGTTTCATCTTCTGACAATTCTTTGATTCTTTGGAAcgttataaagggtaaaaaggtctttaaAACAACACTACAACAAACCCCTCTACATGTCCAATTGCATCCTACATCTAGTAACTCATCACCACCATCTTTATGTCTAGTTTCTCCTTTTTCTTCTGCTCCTTTAATACTCGATTTCAATACCAAAACCACAACACCACTTCCAGTATTTTTACCCGATACTGGCGCTGAAAACTCTAGTTACACACCAACTGCAGCATGCTTTAACAAGTACGGGGATTTGGTTTATTTGGGAAATTCAATAGGTGACATTCTTATAATTGATCACAAAAACAATAATGTTTGTGGTATTGTTCCAATCTTGGGTGGTTCAGTGATAAAGAATATAGTATTTAGCAGGAACGGGCGGTATCTTCTTACAAATTCGAGTGACCGTACGATCAGGATCTATGAAAATCTCTTACCTTTGAAAGCTCCACTTAAATTTCTTGAGGCAAATCAAACCGATTATAACGTTAGTGATCTTGAAAAGCTAAAAGCTGTTGGCTTGAGGTGTTTAACACTTTTTCGTGAGTTTCAAGATTCTGTTACGAAGGTGCATTGGAAAGTACCGTGTTTTAGTGGTGATGGTGATTGGGTTGTTGCGGGTTCTGCTAGTAAAGGGGAGCATAAAATGTACATATGGGATCGGGCTGGGCTTGTTGTGAAAATACTTGAAGGCCCAAAGGAAGCTTTGGTGGATTTGGCTTGGCACCCTGTTCGACCTATTGTTGTTTCTGTGTCTCTCACGGGATTAGTTTACATTTGGACCAAAGATTACACTGAACATTGGAGTGCATTTGCTCCAGATTATAGAGAACTTGAGGAAAATGAAGAGTTTGTTGAACAGGAAGACGAGTTTGATTTGATGGCCGGCACTGAAAAG GTGAACAAGTCGAGccaaaatgaagatgatgaagttGATATCACAACAGTGCAAAATGATTCATGTTTTAGCGACTCAGATATTTCAGAGGACGAATTATACTTCTTGCCATCAGACCCTTGCCCAGATGTCCCAAAATCTCCACTTTCAGAACCGACAGGTCTTAATATTCTGGCGATGAACCTTGGCTCGAGTCAAAATGAAG TTGTGGAGAACTCTGGGGTTGAAGACACTGCTGGAACAAGCTTGAAAAGAAAACGGAAGCCATCAAAGAAATTGTTGGAATTGCAGGCGTTAAACGATACCCAAAATGGAAAACAGTCAG ATTGTATTGATATGGAGATTGTTCCATCTATAGACGTTGATGAGCCCATGAAAGGACCTGAGATAGTTAAAACCCCGATCCAGAAAAAGTTAAGATCCGATGTTTGGAATCATTTCAAAAAAGTCACGAAACCAAACGGAGAAATCATTGCAGTTTGTAATCATTGTGGTTTAACTCTTACTGGATATTGTGGAACTACTCATTTGAGGAGTCATTATAAGAGAAAACATGGCGAACACTCCTCCATGGAGGGATATGTGGAAGTTGACCCACCGAAAAATATGAAGTCACAATCAATGGTTTGGATTCATTTCAAAACGTTCAAGAAACCAAACGAGGACATTGTTGTTGTTTGTAACATTTGTAGTGCAAATCTTGTTGCTGGACATGGTCAATGTCGTCGTATGAAGAGTCATCTTAAGAGAAAACATGCAATATATAATGACACTTGCCCAGATGTTGCTGGATCCCCAATTTTAGACGGGACAGGTGTTCATGATCTAGCGCTGAACCACGACTTGAATCTAACTGAAG CTGTGGAGAACTCTGGGGCCGATGACATTGCTGGGACACGCTTGAAAAGAAAACGGAAGCCATCAAAGAAGTTGTCGGAATTGCAGCCTTTTGACGTTACACAGAATACAAAAGCGTCAG ATTGTAGTCATATGGAGATTGTTCCGTCTTTAGATGGTGATGAGTCCATGAAAGGACCCGAGATAGTTAAAACCCCGATCCAGAAACCGTTAAGATCCGACGTTTGGAATCATTTCAAAAAAGTTACAAAACCAAATGGGGAAATTTTTGCAGTTTGTAATCACTGCGGTTTAAACCTAACCGGATATTGTGGGACTAGTCACTTGAGGAGTCATTATAAAAGAAAACACGGCGAACACACGTCCATGGAGGGATACGTAGAAGTCGATCATCCGATAAACGGAAATACCCAGCCAATGGTTTGGGTTCATTTCAAAAAATTCAAGAAACCAAACGAGGATTTAGTTGTGGTTTGCAACATTTGTCGTGCAAATCTTGTTGCCGGACACGGTCAATCTCGTCGTATGCGAAGTCATCTTCAAAGGAAACACGCAATAGTAATTGTTCCCGCAAAATCTTCTATTCGTAAGAAGAGTGTTTCAATTGCAAACGGTGGTGAATCCGTTTCGGGATTAGAAATGGTTGTATTCCCGACCGAAGAAAACGACTCTGACGATTCGATGACGAGAATAGAAAAAGTCAAACCGCTAAATCAATTGTGTGCTGATGATTCGGTGGTGAAATTAGAAACAGTTATGTCCCCGACTCAAGAGAAGTTTGATGAGTCGGGATTAGAGAAAGTTAAACCCCCGACTCAAGAGAGGCTAAGATCTGCGGTTTGGAAGTATTTTGAAAAAGTGAAAAAACCAGACAATAAAGCGATAGCTGTTTGTAACTTTTGTAGTCGAAGCTTTGTTGCTGGAGAGGCGGGAACGAATCATTTGAGGAATCATCTTTTGAGAAAGCATGCACAACATGTTGAACTTCCTGTTTCTTCAAGGAAAAATAAACTAAAAAGTGTTACTGATAAAGCTATGGTACCGAGTCTCCAATTTTGA
- the LOC139896730 gene encoding glutathione synthetase, chloroplastic: MGAGCSSSSSSLSLSLRLPNHKNSFSSTLNQLKSPSNSIFPIFHSSRTLYSHTYNSFPNFSMNSPPKCTTNSTNIQEIKHTQQNPMSDPHSIDSQLLQKLVHDALVWSSLHGLVVGDRNVERSGLVPGVGMVHAPIALLPNSFPETHWNQACELAPIFNELVDRVSLDGQFLQDTLSRTKKVDVFTSRLLDMHSRMLQIGKKEDIRLGLHRSDYMLDEKTDLLLQIELNTISCSFSGLSCLVSELHRSLLYQYEKSLGLDSQKVPINASASKFAEVLAKAWTEFNNPSAVVLVVVQPGERNMYDQHWLSATLKEKHNVTSIRKTLAEIDAQGKMLSDGTLLVDGETVAVIYFRAGYAPTDYPSESEWKARLLMEESAAIKCPSISYHLTGTKKVQQELAKPNVLERFLENQDDIAKLRACFAGLWSLDDSDAVKNAIDKPGAYVMKPQREGGGNNIYGDDVKDSLLRLQKEGSEEEAAYILMQRIFPTAFPTILVREGICYKEHAISELGIFSAYLRNKEKVISNEQCGYLMRTKVSSSNEGGVAAGFAVLDSLYLT; encoded by the exons ATGGGTGCCGGCTGCTCCTCCTCCTCTTCTTCACTCTCACTTTCCCTTCGTTTGCCCAATCATAAAAATTCCTTTTCATCCACTCTCAATCAACTCAAATCACCATCAAACTCCATTTTCCCAATTTTCCATTCCTCTCGCACACTTTATTCTCATACCTACAACTCATTCCCTAATTTCTCAATGAACTCACCCCCCAAATGCACTACTAACAGTACCAATATTCAAGAAATTAAACACACCCAACAAAACCCCATGTCTGATCCTCACTCAATTGATTCACAATTGCTTCAAAAGTTGGTTCATGACGCTCTTGTTTGGTCTTCTTTACACGGACTCGTCGTTGGTGATAGGAACGTTGAG AGATCAGGATTGGTTCCTGGGGTGGGAATGGTTCATGCCCCAATAGCTTTATTACCTAATTCATTTCCTGAGACTCATTGGAATCAAGCTTGTGAATTGGCACCTATTTTCAATGAATTAGTTGATCGTGTTAGTTTGGATGGACAGTTTCTGCAGGACACCCTTTCGAG AACGAAGAAAGTGGATGTCTTTACCTCTAGACTATTAGATATGCACTCCAGGATGCTACAAATCGGGAAAAAAGAG GATATTCGCTTGGGATTACACCGCTCGGATTATATGCTGGATGAGAAAACAGATTTACTTCTCCAGATAGAACTGAACACAATTTCATGTTCATTCTCTGGGTTAAGTTGTCTTGTCAGTGAACTTCATAG GAGCTTACTTTATCAATATGAGAAATCCCTTGGGCTCGATTCCCAAAAGGTTCCGATAAACGCTTCAGCAAGTAAGTTTGCAGAGGTTCTTGCAAAGGCATGGACAGAGTTTAATAATCCAAG TGCAGTAGTATTGGTTGTGGTTCAACCTGGAGAACGGAACATGTATGACCAACATTGGCTTAGTGCAACCCTTAAAGAAAA ACATAATGTTACATCTATTCGGAAGACGCTCGCCGAGATCGATGCACAAGGAAAGATGCTTTCAGATGGGACTCTTTTAGT GGATGGTGAGACCGTTGCAGTCATATATTTTAGGGCTGGATACGCACCCACTGATTATCCATCTGAATCG GAGTGGAAAGCTCGTCTATTAATGGAGGAATCTGCAGCTATTAAGTGCCCTTCAATATCTTATCATTTAACTGGCACCAAAAAAGTTCAGCAGGAGCTTGCTAAACCTAATGTACTTGAAAG GTTTCTTGAAAACCAAGATGACATTGCGAAGCTTCGGGCGTGCTTTGCAGGACTTTGGAGTCTGGATGATTCAGATGCTGTCAAGAATGCTATCGACAAGCCAGGGGCGTACGTCATGAAGCCGCAAAGAGAAGGCGGAG GTAACAATATTTATGGAGACGATGTTAAGGACTCGCTTCTAAGATTACAGAAGGAAGGTTCCGAAGAAGAAGCGGCTTACATTCTCATGCAAAGGATTTTTCCAACCGCTTTCCCGACGATTCTTGTTCGAGAAGGTATCTGCTATAAAGAACATGCAATATCCGAACTTGGAATATTCAGTGCATATTTAAG AAACAAAGAGAAGGTAATTAGTAACGAGCAATGTGGTTACTTGATGCGTACCAAAGTCTCTTCATCAAACGAAGGCGGTGTTGCTGCAGGGTTTGCAGTTTTGGACAGTTTATATCTGACTTGA
- the LOC139896729 gene encoding amidase 1, giving the protein MADYGAFIDKFILPPVPTSSPSQPSLNGLTFAVKDIFDMDGYVTGFGNPDWLRTHSVATSTAPAVSAILKAGATCLGRTFMDEMAYSINGENIHYGTPVNPCAPDRVPGGSSSGSAVAVGATLVDFSLGTDTGGSVRVPASYCGIYGFRPSHGIVSTEGVTPMAQSFDTVGWFSRDPETLNRVGQILLQLPVEKLVVPSQVLIADDCFKLLSIPTARVTKVIVASIEKLFGGHLLQSVSLGDYIESKVPSLKPFMQNETENEEFSIKSLVALSTAMRLLQRCEFKKNHGEWVRTVKPNLGPGISERVLEALNSSDEHINDCVSVKTELRAALTALLGENGVIVIPTLPGPPPKLQTETKSLETFRARAFSLLSVAGVSGFCQVTIPIGKYDGLPVSVSLMAKHGSDGFLLNLVETLYPTLKEQVDIAEKLIY; this is encoded by the exons ATGGCGGATTACGGAGCTTTCATTGACAAATTTATTCTCCCgccggtaccaacttcatctccttCTCAACCTTCATTGAATGGCCTCACTTTTGCCGTCAAAGACAT ATTTGACATGGACGGTTACGTGACTGGATTCGGGAATCCAGATTGGTTAAGGACTCATTCTGTTGCTACGTCTACGGCTCCTGCTGTTTCGGCTATATTGAAGGCAGGTGCAACTTGTCTTGGTAGAACTTTCATGGATGAAATGGCTTACAG TATAAATGGAGAAAATATCCATTACGGTACACCTGTTAATCCATGTGCTCCGGACCGAGTTCCTGGAGGATCATCGAGTGGATCTGCTGTAGCGGTTGGTGCTACGCTTGTCGATTTCTCTTTAG GCACTGATACTGGAGGAAGTGTAAGAGTCCCTGCATCATACTGCGGAATTTACGGTTTTCGCCCGTCGCATGGAATTGTTTCAACCGAAGGAGTTACTCCAATGGCACAGAGTTTTGATACTGTTG GATGGTTTTCTAGGGATCCCGAGACACTAAATCGTGTCGGACAGATACTGTTGCAGTTACCTGTTGAAAAACTTGTGGTTCCTAGTCAAGTTCTGATTGCTGATGATTGTTTTAAGCTTCTTAGTATCCCGACCGCCAGAGTGACCAAAGTTATCGTTGCATCAATTGAGAAGCTATTTGGAG GTCATCTTTTACAGTCTGTTAGCCTTGGAGACTATATTGAAAGCAAAGTTCCAAGTTTGAAGCCCTTCATGCAGAATGAAACTGAAAACGAAGAATTTAGCATCAAATCTTTGGTGGCTCTTTCTACTGCTATGCGATTGCTACAAAG GTGTGAATTCAAGAAGAACCATGGTGAGTGGGTGAGAACGGTGAAACCCAACTTGGGTCCAGGTATATCAGAAAGGGTACTTGAAGCCCTTAACTCGTCAGATGAACACATTAATGATTGTGTGTCTGTGAAGACCGAACTGCGTGCAGCTCTCACTGCTCTTTTAGGG GAAAATGGTGTAATTGTTATCCCTACTCTTCCTGGACCTCCACCGAAATTGCAAACAGAGACCAAGTCACTAGAAACATTTCGTGCACGCGCATTCAGTTTGTTGTCAGTTGCTGGAGTATCTGGATTTTGCCAG GTTACAATTCCAATAGGAAAATATGATGGTCTTCCTGTTTCTGTTTCATTGATGGCAAAACATGGTTCAGATGGGTTCCTACTAAATCTTGTTGAGACCCTTTATCCCACTTTGAAAGAGCAAGTTGATATTGCTGAGAAACTGATTTACTAG